The Oryza glaberrima chromosome 5, OglaRS2, whole genome shotgun sequence DNA segment GAACCCTATTTGAAATGCCTGAATGAATCctaattaactaaaataattattttgaaatGATTTTGTTGATATTTGAGAGGCAAAAAGTTGTCTCGGTAAGTTGTATGTTCTGTGTTTTTATACATTCACTGATTTAGGTGGTTTCATCACTGTTGTGAACTGttttaataaatacttaaaaAGGGTGTGATTTTTTACTTTCAATGACAGGTTACTGCTAATTCTGTTCGTCTGGTTAGTTGTACCTCTCGGGAGCTAGTGGATCAATGGAATGCACCAGAAGGATTTTCAGTCAATGTTGCATCAGCTAATGCCAGTCAGGTAGGTTGCCTGGGACCCCTTTTTTCTCTGGGTAAGTTTCATCTCGTCAAAATGCACCTAGAAGTTACAGGCAGGAGTCATAAGCCAGACATGAATGTGAAACTTATTGAAAGATCTTTCGTGCATTTGTGCACATGCTACCCCACTTTAAGAATAAACAGTCCACTTTCGATGGACTTAAACTCTGAATCCAATGGCTGAAACACCATTTGTGTGCTAAAAGTATGCACTAGGGGGCACATATAAGCAGGAACTGTTAAAACTGCCAATATATTCTGGTTGGTAATCCTAAATTTTGGTGAATTTGACTTCTTAGCTTTTCATCACAGTTTTTTAAAGACATTATGTGTGTTGCAGGTTCTGCTGGCAACAGGTGGTGGCCATCTTGTTTACCTCGAAATTAAGGATTCTAAGCTGGTTGAAGTGAAACATATACAGTTAGAACATGAGATCTCCTGTGTTGATTTGAATCCAATTGGGGAGAATCCACAGTATAGCTCTCTGGCTGCTGTTGGGATGTGGACTGATATAAGTGTTAGAATACTTTCACTTCCAGACCTTGAATTAATCAGGAAGGAAAACTTAGGTGGAGAAATTGTTCCTCGGTCTGTTCTGCTTTGTACCTTGGAAGGGGTATGTTCTTGACCTCacttctcttttaaaaaaacaggtAGCTACTTCTATTGACATATGCTTTCTATTCATTTCAGGTTTCATATTTGCTCTGTGCTCTTGGAGATGGTCATCTGTTCAGTTTTCTGTTGAATGCAAGTACGGGTGAATTAACTGATAGAAAGAAGGTTTCTCTTGGTACCCAACCGATAAGCCTTCGTACATTCTCATCAAAGGGTACAACCCACGTGTTTGCTTCATCGGATAGACCGACTGTTATTTATAGCAGCAACAAGAAGTTGCTGTATAGCAATGTCAATTTGAAGGAAGTCAACCATATGTGTCCTTTTAATACAGCTGCTATTCCTGACAGGTCTCTTCCTCTCTGATATGCATCAGTTCTTTGTGCATCTTCTTGATTTTACACTGATATGAATTATGTACAGAGTGTTTTATATCTTTGGACAAATGTTTTCATTTTTGAACTCATAACTTATTACcgtttatttatttgatatccATCGCAACTTGTGAacccccttctttttttctgataTGATTCATGTTTTGTTCCAACTTTTTAGCAAGCAACTTCCTTTTGTTCTTAAATCACAGGAAGTAGTGTTATCATCACTAATCAATCAAGACAGCAGATTGATTTCTTGCACAGCATATTCATATGATAAAAAATGCTTTTGTAACCTGCTAGTTATGCTCTGGAACCTTCTCCATCTCATTAGTAGAGCATTTATTTCGAAATGACGATTATACTATTTTTGTAGCAGTAAATTGAACTTTATCTTGCAGCCTTGCAATTGCTAAAGAAGGTGAACTCTCAATTGGAACCATCGATGACATCCAGAAGCTTCATATCCGTACAATCCCCTTGAATGAACAAGCACGTCGCATTTGCCATCAGGAACAGTCCAGGACACTAGCGTTCTGCAGCTTCAAGCACAACCAGACTAGTATAGAGGAAAGCGAGACACATTTTGTTCGTCTTTTGGATCATCAAACTTTTGAGTTCCTGTCAATTTATCAGCTTGATCAATATGAGCATGGCTGCTCCATCATTAGCTGCTCATTCTCAGATGATAATAATGTTTATTATTGTGTGGGAACAGCATATGTTTTACCGGAGGAAAATGAACCATCAAAGGTAATATGTTTGGTAGCTTGATGTTTTCTTACAGGTGTTTGATCTCATTAATagtattttcaaataaaaaaagttgtatttttgtttgaaaaatagGAAGTTCAAGATAGAATTTGGGTACTATAACTATAAGTGGGGTGATTACCGCTAACACTATTGGTTTCTCCTGCATATAAATACTTACTGTCAATGCCTCATGGTGTAGGGCCGGATCCTTGTATTTGCAGTTGAAGATGGCAGACTGCAATTAATTGTAGAGAAAGAAACTAAAGGAGCTGTCTATTCGCTGAATGCATTCAACGGAAAATTGTTGGCAGCTATCAACCAGAAGATTCAACTATATAAGTGGATGCTACGGGAGGACGGTTCACATGAGCTGCAGTCTGAGTGTGGGCATCATGGGCACATATTGGCTTTGTACACTCAGACTCGTGGCGATTTCATTGTAGTTGGAGACTTGATGAAATCAATATCCTTGCTCGTGTACAAGGTAGGGTTTAATTGTTTACAGTGCAACGTATGATGCTATATTCCTAACTTCCACagctaacatttttttttcctgtttgaaCAGCACGAGGAAAGTGCGATTGAAGAGCTTGCTAGGGATTACAATGCAAACTGGATGAGTGCAGTTGAGATGCTTGATGACGAGATCTATATTGGAGCAGAGAATAACTACAACATTTTCACTGTGCGGAAGAACAGTGATGCAGCGACAGATGAAGAGAGGGGCAGGCTGGAGGTTGTTGGAGAGTACCATCTTGGAGAGTTTGTGAATAGACTCCGGCATGGTTCGCTGGTAATGCGGCTTCCGGACTCAGAGATGGGCCAGATCCCGACGGTTATCTTTGGCACCATCAACGGGGTTATTGGGATTATTGCTTCGCTTCCACATGAGCAGTATGTATTTCTTGAGAAGCTCCAGTCGACTCTGGTGAAGTTCATAAAGGGCGTGGGGAACCTGAGCCATGAGCAATGGCGGTCGTTCCACAACGACAAGAAGACGTCGGAGGCCCGCAATTTCCTGGATGGTGACCTGATCGAGTCATTCCTTGATCTAAGCAGAAACAAGATGGAGGAGGTGGCCAAGGGTATGGGGGTCCCCGTTGAGGAGCTATCCAAGAGGGTGGAGGAGCTGACTAGATTGCACTAGGTCTCGATAATGATGATATAATTAATACGTAGAAGATGTTTGCTGGAACTTATTTCTgaaatgtatattttttttctactccaGTTTATTAAGCATGTGTTGGTGGGTTGAATGTTGATGCCGCTGGTGGCACAGGAAGAAGCATTCCTGTTAAGAAGAGTTACTAAGTTACCCATGTGGTTCGGTTGTAGATTTTACTCTGTTTTGTTGGTTGGATGGTCCAGTAATTAACGTTTGAGCTGCCAGTTTTAAGATGTACTCCTAGTAGTATTAGAAATTGTTTTCCTCTGTTGGTTGTGAATGTTGTGGTGGGCACGCTGTTTGAACACTTTGTACAAGGAGTTGTAAAGCAGGTCCCTCGGCTTGATTCTTGATGAGTATAGTAGTATTTTGATGGGTTGAGAACTGAGCGGCCCTGTAGGCTTTCAGTTTGATGAGTTCTTTTTACCCTCTCTGCTGAGAGTTATACACACACAGGcagaggaaggagagagtagTAAGAAACAGGCAAGAGAATCCCCCGGCGTCCGGCAAGGCAACGCAACGCCAAATCGGGCCCCCAACAACGCCTTGCCTTCATTGCTTGTCTTCAGGCTCTCCTCCTAGCTCCCAGAGACCAGAgtagtagagagagagaggaggcaaagcagcagcagccgcagccaaTACGATCCGCTCCTCCTCGCTCGCTCCTCGTCGACCTGGAGATTccccccgcgccggcgccgccgattTGATTCGCCCACCCCTAGGCCCCAGCTAGCTAGATCTGGTGCGgatccctcgccgtcgccgccatgttCTGGCGCATGACTGGTCTCTCCGCGGCCTCGCCGGTGagtcccttctcttctcttctcatctCATCATGCCGCCCTTGGGATTGCTATTGTATCGACCGACTACTTCCAATCCTCCCCGTTGCTCTCGCCTTCCCTACCCTACCCTAGGGTTTCAATAGCTGCGGGAGAGCGTGCCTGTTTCTCCTGCGCCTGCGCCTCCGCGTCCTTTCTCCTTCACGCATCCTGCAAGCTGCTCCACCAAATCTGCCAGCTATTGCTTTAGCACCCGCatctttcttgtttttttttcgattacaATCCAACAGGTATTTATGAAATCCAATCCAACATGTATTTTAGTCAATCTTTCTATCTGATAGCTAAAAAACCTTAACTAGCAAAAGGAGCAATGGACCCAACCATAGTAAAATATATTTCGTTTCTTATGTGGGTGCCGTAATTGCTCTCCTTCACTCGCCCTTTGATGAAATGAAACAAATAGAGCAGGGAGAAAAGCTCCATTGATTAAAAGGGAGTTCGGTAGAATTAGGATGCCACTTCTTTCTAATGCTCTCCTTGCATTTGGAGTTATGACACCTCCTTTAGGAGTATCAACACTTGACCACATCACTCACGTATCACAGGACCTTGCTCTTCTTTCTTGTTTAATCCTTCCTTACAGCCATCCTCTTGTCTTTGGAATGTTTTCATTTGCGCTACTAGCTCGTTATGCTGTATTATTAACTTTTCTTTTACCATGTTGTGTTTTGTGCTAATAGAATTATCATCTGCAATGCTCCGCCTTTCTATTATTCCTAGCTGTAATTCTGTTATTTGCTGCTTGTTTAACAGTaatttcctgtgtttttttattCAGCTTGATCACTGGAATGTGTAAAGCGCTcaattgcttctttttttttttaacaaaaaattcATTTGGGAGACACAAGTGAAATTATTAGTATACTATGGGAACATCTCTACCTAACCCGCCTAACTTTGTAATTTACTGGTCAGGTGGATACAATTCTAGACAAGGAGAACTTCACATTAGAAGAACTTCTTGACGAGGATGAAATAATTCAGGAGTGCAAAGCGCTGAATACTCGTCTCATAAATTTGTAACTTCCTTCCTCAccctttattttatttcattgcTTACTTTCTGCGCTGGAGCTATGGAAGATTTTTTGTATGCCTAAGGAACACTCGCATATCCAACCATGTATGCTGAGTCATTTGATCATTTCATcccttcagacttcagagagaGATTCTTTTTCTAAAACTGTGTTCTTTTCCCATTGATGTAAGCTTTTCCTTAGCTGGTTCTTAATTAATGATCATTTACATCTGCACTACAAGCATAATGTAAATGTATGAATATGATGTTATGTGGCTGCATTTGATTGACGATTTTACTGCATGCTGTTTCTTTTACCTTTGTAGTTTCTTTGTTCTTATTATTCTTGAATGTTGTCCCTAGCTTGCGAGACAAGGCTCAAGTGGAGCAATTGCTTCGTTACATCGTGGAAGAAGTACCAGAAGATTCTGAAAAGAAACGTTCTTTTAAGTATGCATTCTTTTGTCGTTTACCACCAAGTTTTGTAAAATAGCTTGTTGGTGAACCTTGCCTAACTTCAGTTATATAACTCAATGCAGGTTCCCATTCATTGCTTGTGAGATATTTACCTGTGAAATTGACATCATCTTGAGGACCTTAGTAGACGATGAAGAGGTAAATATGTTCCCCTGACCCCTATTAACATATTCCTCTCGAGTATTTTATACTCCTCAGGCTGATAAACTTCATTCTAGCTGACCATCTCTTCCATTTCTTGTACTTGATGCAGTTAATGGATTTGCTTTTCTCATTTGTAAGACCTGGTCATCCACATAGCACATTGTTAGCTGGATACTTCAGTAAGGTACTATTTTTCTCCTGTGTTGGTTGTCTCTGAATCATTCTTTGACTTTTAAAGCTATCTGCAGTGGTTTAACTTTAATGtgctattataaatttggacaCTATGCTTCACACTGTTCATCAGCATACATGGCTTGTGGTCTCAGTTTGATCTCGTACTGTAGGTGGTAATATGTTTGATGCTGAGAAAGACTTCCCCTCTAATGAACTATGTCCAGGTATTGCTCATCTTTCTTACTGAAACATAGGTTGTCGCCAGTATGctattattcttggtaattatGAGCACATTTACTCATATTTTTTGTTTGACAACCTGAAACAACTTAGACTGGATTTGTAATACTCTCCTCTGAAGCCTGATAGGTCATGAGCTACATTCTGTACGTGTAATTGTGGGTGTAATTTTGTGTGCATCCTGAAGTTTAAAGCTTTTTCTTGCTGATTGGATCTAGAAGTACCATGTGATAGAAAATGTTTTAGAACTATTGGTTCTTCAGTATTGTTTATATTTGTGATCTGCATTCCACTCATTTTATGTTTATAGGTTGCATTCTGTTGTATTTATTCTTTAAGCGGTTTGCACCAATCAAAATGTTAATTCTTACATGTAAGGTTGTGATAAGATACAAGCTTACGAATGCCTGCGTATTTTCCAATTATGGGTGCTCATATCTGTACCCCTTTCATTGTGTAGGAGCACCCAGACATTGTTGTCCATCTTGTTGATCTCATCGGCACCACCTCAATAATGGAGGTCAGCTGTTGTTAAATCCGTTCCATTCCTATTTTTTGCATGTTCATTTCATTTATTGATGCCATGATACTGCTTGTAAAACAGGTTCTGATTCGACTGATAGGTGCTGATGAGACCATATACTCGAATTATGCTGACACATTGCAGTGGTTAGAAAATACAGATGTACTGGAAATGATTGTGGATAAATTTAGCTCATCTGTAAGTTTCAAAGCTTGAGCACTTACTGACATGCTAAGTACTATAAAATGCCActagttaatacttaatactAGTTACTCTCAGTATGGTGCATCTAGAAATATCTGATAAAATATATTGAATATTTTGACTAGAAAAGTGCTTATATATCATACACTATTTTAACCAAGCAGGATTCCCCTGAAGTACACGCCAATGCTGCAGAAATTCTTTCTGCAGTGACTCGATGCGCCCCTCCTGCTCTCGCTGCAAAAATATGCAGCCCAAGGTTTGTGTTTTAGGTTTTACTTAATATTTGATCAGAATGGTGAAAGACAATTTCCTATGTCAACTatcatatgcatttttttttgtttgtttgttgcaTGCCATTTCAGTTTTGTTGGGAGATTATTTCGTCATGCTCTTCAAGAATCACGCCCCAAATCTGTCCTGGTTCATTCATTATCAGTATGTATATCTTTGTTGGATCCAAAAAGACTAGCGTCAGCCTCATACCAAGCATTTAGAAGTAACTTGAGCCATGGGACATTGGTTACTGCTAGTCCAGAGACAGTTGATGGTATGCTGGAGAGCCTAGGTgagtgctcttttttttttttttgatagtaTTATTAGGCTACTGCTACCTAAGTAGTTTCTCTCTTAGGATCTTAGTTCTATATACTGTAGACAACATCTGTCTTATGGTATATTGtgtttttggtgattttttttagagaatctTTAATATGCATTTCTTCTGCTTACTGATCTATCTGAAATCACATCGTAGGTGATTTGCTGAAGTTGTTGGATATTTCTTCTGCTGAAAATGTTTTACCTACAACATATGGATGTTTGCAGCCCCCTCTTGGAAAACACCGCTTGAAGGTATGGCTTCATGTAGTGAGTTTTTGTAATTGATAGTTTGTGTGCATGTTTCTTTATATTTTGCTCAAGCTAATCCTTCTTTGCTGAATGCCCTGGATCTTAAGcttttctaattatttgatgtAAAGCAAAAATCTTGCTTATGGGTACCTTGACTTACTTTTATTAATCTTGCCTTCAGGATTTCTGGCGAAGTAATTTCTGATATATGCATGCAATTGAGTTCTGATGGTCTAAAACTATCGTGTCCCTTGCATAAGTCTCTTTTGTTAGTCTAGGCTTGCAATGTCCAATGAATCATTTCTGTTCTTTTGACATGTTCCTTCACAGTCCTTTCCTGTTCCATTTTGGTTTTAATGCGCGGTATGTTTGTTCCTCCCAGATTGTGGAATTCATCTCTGTTTTGCTGACGATTGGTAGTGAAACTGCGGAACAGGAGCTAATCAACCAATCTGCAGTAAAACGTTCCATTGATTTGTTCTTCCAGTAAGTGGGGCTATTTTATGTGCTCTTCTTCCTAACAATTGCAAGAGAATCATCACATATTGGTTCGTGCTGCAGGTACCCTTACAATAACTTTCTGCACCATCATGTCGAGAGTATTATCATTTCTTGTCTGGAAGTTAATAGATCCCAGCTGATTGACCATGCCCTTAATGAATGCAATCTTGTTGGCAAAATTCTTGCTGCTGAAAGAAGTTTCTCCCTGTCAACAGAATCTAACACAGTAATCTATTCCTGAATTCTTATGTCCTTCGTACCCCTTGTTGCAAGACCAGATATACACAGGGTCCTGTATATTGAGTATTCTTATCTTCTATGTGCAGCCAACATTACTATCTGAAGGGAAGGTGCCTCCAAAAATTGGGAATATTGGGCACATAACTCGAATAGCTAATAAGCTTATTCAACTGGGAAATAGCAACAGCATAATCCAGTCTCATTTGCAGGTACTTTGAGTTTCTCTTCTTTCGTTAGCCTATCACTTTAGCAATTGCATGATGTACTTCTTGTGCATAATATCATCTAAACTTTATTAATTAGCTAACTTGGTGAATAATGTCTTTACAGGAGAACAGCGAGTGGGTTGAATGGCAGACAACTGCCCTGGTCAAACGCAATGAGGTTGAGAACGTTTATCATTGGGCCTGTGGGTAGGTTATCACCATGTTTTGTGATGCTTTTGTGATTGCGTACACTTGTCTTCGCTGACTTTTGGCTATCAATGCTTTGTGCTGCAGTCGTCCGACTTCTCTACATGATCGTGGTAGGGATAGCGATGATGATGACTTCCGAGACAGGGACTATGATGTGGCGGCACTTGCTAATAACCTGAGCCAGGCATTCCGGTATGGAATGTACAGCAATGATGACATTGAAGAGGTGATTGTCTGAACTTGCAGCAGCCTGAGCTTTGGTAGCATGCTAGAATTTACATACCTGAGGAAATGGGCACTGATGTCTTATGCTCTTATTACCTTCACTGATATAGTCCTCTCTAGCATTATGGAACATGTTAGTAATGTGTCAATGTTTGCTTATTGCAGGCACAAGTAATTGAACGAGATGATGAGGTATGTTAAAATGCTGTTTAGGACTTTAGGCTGCATCTGTTATTTGTATTGTCATTTGATCTGCATGTTCAATATTTCCATTGTTAAATGGTTTGTCCTTAAGACTTGTGGTCAGTTAAGTGACTCAAGATTTCGAATCTAGTACTAGTATAACAAGTGTGTTGTGTCCTGATGTCCAGCAAGTATAAATGTATTTCCGATAGTCTGAATTTCTGTGCTCCTGTTTCCTTTCAGGATGTCTACTTTGATGATGAATCAGCTGAAGTAGTAATATCTTCGTTGCGTTTGGGTGATGATCAGGACAGGTAATTTTGTTATCGTTTCGTTGTTCTGCCGTTATTACTATTACTTAACTTTCTTATATATTGTGTGTTCTACAGCAGCTCCCTCTTTACGAATTCAAACTGGTTTACCTTTGATGGTGATAGAGGAATAAATGACCGTTTAGCTGCCTCTGTCCCTTCTTCATCTCCCAATTCTGAAGAAACTTCTCTAAACACGGAGGAAACTGATGAGGTGCAAATTGGTGAGGACACTAGCATCGAGCCACAACTGGAAAGTGT contains these protein-coding regions:
- the LOC127774003 gene encoding uncharacterized protein LOC127774003 isoform X2, yielding MFWRMTGLSAASPVDTILDKENFTLEELLDEDEIIQECKALNTRLINFLRDKAQVEQLLRYIVEEVPEDSEKKRSFKFPFIACEIFTCEIDIILRTLVDDEELMDLLFSFVRPGHPHSTLLAGYFSKVVICLMLRKTSPLMNYVQEHPDIVVHLVDLIGTTSIMEVLIRLIGADETIYSNYADTLQWLENTDVLEMIVDKFSSSDSPEVHANAAEILSAVTRCAPPALAAKICSPSFVGRLFRHALQESRPKSVLVHSLSVCISLLDPKRLASASYQAFRSNLSHGTLVTASPETVDGMLESLGDLLKLLDISSAENVLPTTYGCLQPPLGKHRLKIVEFISVLLTIGSETAEQELINQSAVKRSIDLFFQYPYNNFLHHHVESIIISCLEVNRSQLIDHALNECNLVGKILAAERSFSLSTESNTPTLLSEGKVPPKIGNIGHITRIANKLIQLGNSNSIIQSHLQENSEWVEWQTTALVKRNEVENVYHWACGRPTSLHDRGRDSDDDDFRDRDYDVAALANNLSQAFRYGMYSNDDIEEAQVIERDDEDVYFDDESAEVVISSLRLGDDQDSSLFTNSNWFTFDGDRGINDRLAASVPSSSPNSEETSLNTEETDEVQIGEDTSIEPQLESVSLENGPVEEAGDLADVSKQTDSNTEDEKLLCTEEEDLSKEAEESERHVDVRDGQVDIQAEDAAEGSCGDMGTGIAVDEPVSPSSEPNNASAGASPDTGDIHTAGSTGSNDSGAELHAKEDSQDGQKTDEPTTTE
- the LOC127774002 gene encoding DNA damage-binding protein 1, which translates into the protein MSVWNYVVTAHKPTSVTHSCVGNFTGPNQLNLIVAKCTRIEIHLLTPQGLQPMIDVPIYGRIATLELFRPHNETQDFLFIATERYKFCVLQWDGEKSELLTRAMGDVSDRIGRPTDNGQIGIIDPDCRLIGLHLYDGLFKVIPFDNKGQLKEAFNIRLEELQVLDIKFLYGCVKPTIVVLYQDNKDARHVKTYEVALKDKDFVEGPWSQNNLDNGAGLLIPVPAPLGGVIIIGEETIVYCNANSTFRAIPIKQSIIRAYGRVDPDGSRYLLGDNAGILHLLVLTHERERVTGLKIEYLGETSIASSISYLDNGVVYVGSRFGDSQLVKLNLQADPNGSYVEVLERYVNLGPIVDFCVVDLDRQGQGQVVTCSGAFKDGSLRVVRNGIGINEQASVELQGIKGLWSLKSSFNDPYDMYLVVSFISETRFLAMNMEDELEETEIEGFDAQTQTLFCQNAINDLLIQVTANSVRLVSCTSRELVDQWNAPEGFSVNVASANASQVLLATGGGHLVYLEIKDSKLVEVKHIQLEHEISCVDLNPIGENPQYSSLAAVGMWTDISVRILSLPDLELIRKENLGGEIVPRSVLLCTLEGVSYLLCALGDGHLFSFLLNASTGELTDRKKVSLGTQPISLRTFSSKGTTHVFASSDRPTVIYSSNKKLLYSNVNLKEVNHMCPFNTAAIPDSLAIAKEGELSIGTIDDIQKLHIRTIPLNEQARRICHQEQSRTLAFCSFKHNQTSIEESETHFVRLLDHQTFEFLSIYQLDQYEHGCSIISCSFSDDNNVYYCVGTAYVLPEENEPSKGRILVFAVEDGRLQLIVEKETKGAVYSLNAFNGKLLAAINQKIQLYKWMLREDGSHELQSECGHHGHILALYTQTRGDFIVVGDLMKSISLLVYKHEESAIEELARDYNANWMSAVEMLDDEIYIGAENNYNIFTVRKNSDAATDEERGRLEVVGEYHLGEFVNRLRHGSLVMRLPDSEMGQIPTVIFGTINGVIGIIASLPHEQYVFLEKLQSTLVKFIKGVGNLSHEQWRSFHNDKKTSEARNFLDGDLIESFLDLSRNKMEEVAKGMGVPVEELSKRVEELTRLH
- the LOC127774003 gene encoding uncharacterized protein LOC127774003 isoform X1, which translates into the protein MFWRMTGLSAASPVDTILDKENFTLEELLDEDEIIQECKALNTRLINFLRDKAQVEQLLRYIVEEVPEDSEKKRSFKFPFIACEIFTCEIDIILRTLVDDEELMDLLFSFVRPGHPHSTLLAGYFSKVVICLMLRKTSPLMNYVQEHPDIVVHLVDLIGTTSIMEVLIRLIGADETIYSNYADTLQWLENTDVLEMIVDKFSSSDSPEVHANAAEILSAVTRCAPPALAAKICSPSFVGRLFRHALQESRPKSVLVHSLSVCISLLDPKRLASASYQAFRSNLSHGTLVTASPETVDGMLESLGDLLKLLDISSAENVLPTTYGCLQPPLGKHRLKIVEFISVLLTIGSETAEQELINQSAVKRSIDLFFQYPYNNFLHHHVESIIISCLEVNRSQLIDHALNECNLVGKILAAERSFSLSTESNTPTLLSEGKVPPKIGNIGHITRIANKLIQLGNSNSIIQSHLQENSEWVEWQTTALVKRNEVENVYHWACGRPTSLHDRGRDSDDDDFRDRDYDVAALANNLSQAFRYGMYSNDDIEEAQVIERDDEDVYFDDESAEVVISSLRLGDDQDSSSLFTNSNWFTFDGDRGINDRLAASVPSSSPNSEETSLNTEETDEVQIGEDTSIEPQLESVSLENGPVEEAGDLADVSKQTDSNTEDEKLLCTEEEDLSKEAEESERHVDVRDGQVDIQAEDAAEGSCGDMGTGIAVDEPVSPSSEPNNASAGASPDTGDIHTAGSTGSNDSGAELHAKEDSQDGQKTDEPTTTE